Proteins found in one Paenibacillus dendritiformis genomic segment:
- a CDS encoding SUKH-4 family immunity protein has product MISPREFRKKWDSEKNGKLINYSAEHLEKLPLSKEDRLFLSEAGLPASAPPYLEFKTVKNLYDQKNNNCKVKEEYLPIGTTGGGDYVYINTYNRNIIYLDNGNQNKEVFINSTINQLAECILLFSNMIDKAIDTNGEDAYLDNDIPLELITWITNEIKRADPKSLEEGAFWHTELKELINE; this is encoded by the coding sequence ATGATTTCACCACGCGAGTTTAGGAAGAAATGGGATTCCGAAAAAAATGGAAAACTAATTAATTATTCTGCTGAGCACCTTGAGAAATTACCACTCTCAAAAGAAGATAGATTATTTTTGAGCGAAGCTGGATTACCCGCGTCTGCTCCTCCATATCTAGAATTTAAAACAGTAAAAAATTTATATGATCAAAAAAATAACAATTGTAAAGTGAAAGAGGAATATCTCCCAATAGGTACTACAGGGGGAGGCGATTATGTCTATATAAACACATATAATAGGAACATAATATATCTCGACAATGGAAATCAAAATAAAGAAGTTTTCATTAACTCCACTATTAATCAACTTGCTGAATGTATACTTTTATTTTCAAATATGATAGATAAAGCTATTGATACAAATGGTGAAGACGCTTATCTTGATAATGATATTCCTCTTGAGTTAATAACTTGGATTACGAATGAGATAAAGCGTGCAGATCCAAAATCTCTAGAAGAAGGAGCATTTTGGCACACAGAACTCAAAGAATTAATAAATGAATAG
- a CDS encoding RHS repeat-associated core domain-containing protein, with translation MYNKHSQHGDVVHITNRLGGIVNSYEYDAFGHTLSATEGIPNRFRYAGEQFDPVTQQYYLRARFYNPVIARFTQEDEYRGDGLNLYAYVGNNPIRYVDPSGYSSQNVGCGGGGKKEGPYAGTGEADWLVGKNGKVNWKSRPNFGHTFETHGAGNKNLESLKGRARTVNELGKMTEQGQWLDNQKAAEFLNSYGKVDKPTIVDIPEGLGQVITPSWDIIPSTKAVIIPSSKTGKLITSYPVSEAFKLK, from the coding sequence TTGTATAATAAGCATAGCCAGCACGGCGACGTCGTGCATATCACGAACCGGCTGGGCGGCATCGTCAACAGCTACGAGTACGACGCTTTCGGCCATACCTTGTCCGCCACCGAAGGCATCCCGAACCGCTTCCGCTACGCGGGCGAGCAATTCGACCCTGTCACGCAGCAATATTACCTGCGCGCGCGGTTCTACAACCCGGTCATTGCCCGGTTCACCCAAGAGGACGAGTACCGCGGCGACGGCCTGAACCTGTACGCGTACGTGGGCAACAACCCGATAAGGTATGTGGACCCAAGCGGGTATAGCAGCCAGAATGTTGGTTGCGGTGGTGGCGGTAAGAAGGAAGGGCCTTATGCGGGGACGGGTGAAGCGGATTGGTTAGTTGGGAAAAATGGCAAGGTTAATTGGAAGAGCAGACCTAACTTTGGCCATACTTTTGAAACACATGGTGCTGGCAACAAGAATTTAGAGTCATTGAAAGGACGGGCTAGAACTGTTAATGAACTAGGAAAAATGACAGAACAAGGTCAATGGCTTGATAATCAAAAAGCAGCAGAATTTCTAAATTCGTACGGTAAAGTTGATAAACCAACCATTGTTGATATACCAGAAGGATTAGGACAAGTAATAACACCATCCTGGGATATAATACCATCCACAAAAGCAGTTATTATCCCTAGTTCAAAAACGGGTAAACTAATAACTTCATATCCTGTAAGTGAAGCATTTAAATTGAAGTAG
- the nfi gene encoding deoxyribonuclease V (cleaves DNA at apurinic or apyrimidinic sites) — MEPILKHTWELSEADAIKLQQELSLKVIKEDHFAEINYVAGVDVAYSKKDDKLIAAIVILNAASLNIVESVVVVDTAHFPYIPGLFSFRELPPILKAFNQLKTPPQLIVCDGQGIAHPRRFGLASHLGVLFDIPTIGCGKTRLVGEFHSLEQNRGAIAPLIDNGDIIGNVLRTQENIKPIFVSIGHRISLATACEWILKLSPKYRLPETTRQADQLVNRVLSQIQQNIITEEIGT, encoded by the coding sequence ATGGAACCAATATTAAAACATACATGGGAACTGTCGGAAGCGGACGCAATCAAATTACAACAAGAGTTATCCTTAAAAGTCATAAAGGAAGATCACTTTGCTGAAATCAATTATGTTGCCGGAGTGGACGTAGCGTACAGCAAAAAGGATGACAAATTAATTGCAGCAATTGTTATTTTGAATGCCGCTTCACTAAATATAGTTGAGTCAGTAGTGGTTGTAGACACTGCTCACTTCCCTTACATTCCTGGATTGTTTTCATTTAGAGAACTGCCCCCGATACTTAAAGCATTCAACCAATTAAAAACTCCTCCCCAACTGATTGTTTGTGATGGACAGGGAATTGCACATCCCAGACGATTTGGATTAGCGAGCCATTTGGGAGTTCTATTTGACATTCCTACAATTGGATGCGGGAAAACTAGGTTAGTAGGCGAGTTCCACTCCCTTGAACAAAACAGAGGAGCTATAGCACCATTAATTGATAACGGTGACATAATTGGTAATGTTTTAAGGACTCAGGAAAATATTAAACCTATTTTCGTATCTATCGGTCATCGCATTTCCCTAGCAACAGCCTGTGAATGGATATTAAAGCTCTCCCCCAAATATCGTTTACCAGAAACAACTCGGCAAGCTGATCAACTTGTTAATCGAGTGTTGTCCCAAATTCAACAGAATATTATAACCGAGGAGATCGGGACTTGA
- a CDS encoding helix-turn-helix domain-containing protein, with amino-acid sequence MVYTLNAIEIGKIIKDLRLKQGLSQQALAKGICTQPHISNIENGREIPSGFILYLLSKKLRVNVKYLFDIHNDSNINYKNNIKFIVDSFIQENDFGQVLKILEEESHLFEAPEDQQFLLWAKAISHYYSSKDFSSCLTMLKTALRKTCKCLKFCSEQELTIINSIGILLSESSQNRKALRVLHWTYRHIHRHYYIEDRTLPIKNIYALARSLSRNQDYHNCIHYCSKGIEQCLKYNSLYLFGELYYERGLNHYFLNQHTSALADFEQAIMLFKLKKQYNFKDFVENKIKEFGLAEY; translated from the coding sequence ATGGTTTATACGTTAAATGCCATTGAAATTGGGAAAATTATTAAGGACTTGCGTTTGAAACAAGGATTGAGCCAACAGGCTCTGGCGAAGGGGATTTGTACGCAACCTCATATCAGCAACATAGAAAATGGGCGAGAGATTCCATCTGGCTTTATATTATACTTACTGTCCAAAAAATTAAGAGTGAATGTCAAATATTTATTTGATATCCATAACGATTCCAATATCAACTACAAAAATAATATTAAATTTATTGTCGACTCCTTTATTCAAGAAAATGATTTCGGACAAGTGTTAAAGATACTGGAAGAAGAAAGCCATCTTTTTGAAGCACCCGAAGATCAGCAATTCCTCCTCTGGGCGAAAGCTATATCTCATTATTATTCCTCTAAGGACTTTAGTTCCTGCTTAACGATGCTGAAAACAGCATTAAGAAAAACCTGCAAATGTTTAAAGTTTTGTTCAGAACAGGAATTGACGATTATTAATAGCATTGGCATCTTGCTGTCTGAATCCAGCCAAAACCGCAAAGCTCTGCGCGTTTTACATTGGACGTACCGCCATATCCATCGGCATTATTATATCGAAGACAGGACATTGCCCATCAAAAACATCTACGCGCTCGCACGTTCGTTATCAAGAAATCAGGACTATCACAACTGTATACACTATTGCAGCAAAGGAATCGAACAATGCTTGAAATACAATTCTCTCTATCTTTTTGGAGAGTTGTATTATGAAAGAGGGTTAAATCACTATTTTTTAAATCAGCATACTTCGGCATTAGCGGATTTCGAACAAGCCATTATGCTGTTCAAGCTCAAAAAACAATACAACTTCAAAGATTTTGTTGAAAATAAGATAAAGGAATTTGGGCTTGCTGAATATTAA